A genomic window from Blastococcus saxobsidens DD2 includes:
- a CDS encoding thioesterase family protein, with protein sequence MDVPEALYLPDGDGFTATALTIGPWDAAHQHAGPPAALLLRAAEQASGIDGGQTVRLAYDILGPVPVGPVQVRTSVLRPGRRVELVEAALSAGNDRPLMRLSAWRMRSRGDAAPATPLTHPAPAGPEESRPERAAFFTTEVAYHRALEWRFAAGTFNGPGPAIAWTRPECALVAGETMTPLQHLLVMTDAASGISATLDWTRATFANVDLSVALHRPPRGEWLGMDAATVHGGTGAAQCNALLFDADGPIGRSSQSLFVEPR encoded by the coding sequence ATGGACGTGCCCGAGGCCCTCTACCTGCCCGACGGCGACGGCTTCACGGCCACCGCCCTCACCATCGGCCCCTGGGACGCGGCGCACCAGCACGCCGGGCCGCCGGCGGCGTTGCTGCTGCGCGCCGCGGAACAGGCCAGCGGGATCGACGGCGGCCAGACGGTGCGGCTGGCCTACGACATCCTCGGCCCGGTGCCGGTCGGACCGGTGCAGGTGCGCACCTCGGTGCTGCGCCCCGGCCGGCGGGTCGAGCTGGTCGAGGCGGCGCTGTCCGCCGGGAACGACCGCCCGCTGATGCGGCTGTCGGCCTGGCGGATGCGCTCGCGCGGGGACGCCGCACCGGCGACGCCGCTGACGCACCCGGCACCGGCCGGTCCGGAGGAGAGCCGCCCCGAGCGGGCGGCGTTCTTCACCACCGAGGTCGCCTACCACCGGGCGCTGGAGTGGCGGTTCGCCGCCGGCACCTTCAACGGGCCCGGCCCGGCCATCGCCTGGACCCGGCCGGAGTGCGCCCTGGTCGCCGGGGAGACGATGACGCCGCTGCAGCACCTGCTGGTCATGACCGACGCGGCCAGTGGCATCTCCGCGACGCTGGACTGGACCCGCGCCACGTTCGCCAACGTCGACCTCTCCGTGGCCCTGCACCGGCCACCGCGCGGCGAGTGGCTCGGCATGGACGCCGCCACCGTCCACGGCGGCACGGGGGCGGCCCAGTGCAACGCGCTCCTCTTCGACGCCGACGGGCCGATCGGCCGGTCCAGCCAGTCGCTGTTCGTGGAGCCGCGGTGA
- a CDS encoding mechanosensitive ion channel family protein produces the protein MDAWREVLGWLSGRGLEVVLIILGSVLLARFVGWAGTRITDRIDRNATGGDALVRSEAAKHRHSLTQVLTWAAIVLIYSISVFFALDRLGVPITGLVAPATVLGVGLGFGAQRIVGDVLAGFFIITERQYGFGDVVAIQVLGGMEPASGTVEDVTLRVTRLRSPDGEVVTVPNGQIVKVINLSRDWARAVVDVPVPTSVDVNRANEVLREVGRAAFRDPALRPLLLDPPSVMGVESLDLEQVNIRVVARTLPGKQFEVGRDLRARVVQAFRSQGMQVPQAATVHDPADDGATAVQEGVR, from the coding sequence GTGGACGCGTGGAGAGAGGTGCTGGGCTGGCTGTCCGGGCGCGGCCTCGAGGTCGTGCTGATCATCCTCGGGTCGGTGCTGCTGGCCCGGTTCGTCGGCTGGGCCGGCACCCGGATCACCGACCGGATCGACCGCAACGCCACCGGGGGCGACGCGCTCGTGCGCTCCGAGGCGGCCAAGCACCGGCACTCGCTCACCCAGGTGCTCACCTGGGCGGCGATCGTGCTCATCTACTCGATCTCGGTCTTCTTCGCCCTCGACCGCCTCGGCGTCCCGATCACCGGCCTGGTCGCGCCGGCCACCGTGCTCGGCGTCGGCCTGGGCTTCGGCGCCCAGCGCATCGTCGGTGACGTGCTGGCCGGCTTCTTCATCATCACCGAACGGCAGTACGGGTTCGGCGACGTCGTCGCCATCCAGGTCCTGGGCGGGATGGAGCCCGCGTCGGGCACCGTGGAGGACGTGACGCTGCGCGTCACCCGACTCCGGTCCCCCGACGGGGAGGTGGTCACCGTGCCCAACGGGCAGATCGTCAAGGTGATCAACCTGTCCCGCGACTGGGCGCGGGCGGTCGTCGACGTGCCCGTCCCGACCAGCGTGGACGTCAACCGGGCGAACGAGGTGTTGCGCGAGGTGGGCCGTGCGGCCTTCCGCGATCCGGCGCTGCGGCCGCTGCTGCTGGACCCGCCGAGCGTGATGGGCGTGGAGAGCCTGGACCTCGAGCAGGTCAACATCCGGGTGGTCGCGCGCACGCTGCCGGGCAAGCAGTTCGAGGTGGGCCGGGACCTGCGGGCGCGCGTGGTCCAGGCCTTCCGGAGCCAGGGCATGCAGGTGCCGCAGGCGGCGACCGTCCACGACCCCGCGGACGACGGCGCGACCGCCGTGCAGGAAGGAGTCCGATGA
- a CDS encoding bifunctional o-acetylhomoserine/o-acetylserine sulfhydrylase, with translation MTDPAAWSFETRQIHAGTSPDPATGARALPIYATTAYQFRDTQHAADLFGLAEMGNIYTRIMNPTQDALEQRVASLEGGVAALAVASGQSATTLAILNIAEAGDHVVASASLYGGTYNLLHHTLPKLGITVSFVEDPDDPEAWQALVRDNTKAFFGESIGNPKGDVLDIEAVAGAAHRNGVPLIVDNTIATPFLIRPLEFGADVVVHSATKYLGGHGTAIAGIIVDGGGFDWTAGKHPGFTTPDPTYHGVVYADLGAPAFALKARVQLLRDLGPAISPFNAFLVVQGIETLSLRMERHVENTLEVARFLEGHDEVDRVNYPGLESSPWHAAQQKYAPKGAGAVLTFELHGGREAGQRFVEALELHSHVANIGDVRSLVIHPASTTHSQLTAEEQLTTGVTPGLVRLAVGLEGIEDILADLEAGFRAAKSA, from the coding sequence ATGACCGACCCTGCAGCCTGGAGCTTCGAGACCCGGCAGATCCACGCCGGCACGAGCCCCGACCCGGCCACCGGCGCCCGCGCGCTGCCGATCTATGCGACCACCGCCTACCAGTTCCGCGACACCCAGCACGCCGCGGACCTGTTCGGCCTGGCCGAGATGGGCAACATCTACACGCGGATCATGAACCCCACGCAGGACGCGCTGGAGCAGCGCGTCGCCTCCCTGGAGGGCGGCGTCGCGGCGCTCGCGGTGGCCAGCGGCCAGTCGGCGACCACGCTGGCGATCCTGAACATCGCCGAGGCCGGTGACCACGTCGTCGCCTCCGCCTCGCTCTACGGCGGCACCTACAACCTGCTGCACCACACGCTGCCCAAGCTCGGCATCACGGTCTCCTTCGTCGAGGACCCGGACGACCCGGAGGCATGGCAGGCGCTGGTGCGGGACAACACCAAGGCGTTCTTCGGGGAGTCGATCGGCAACCCCAAGGGCGACGTCCTCGACATCGAGGCCGTGGCCGGGGCGGCGCACCGCAACGGGGTCCCGCTGATCGTGGACAACACCATCGCGACGCCGTTCCTCATCCGGCCCCTGGAGTTCGGTGCCGACGTCGTCGTGCACTCCGCCACCAAGTACCTGGGCGGGCACGGCACGGCGATCGCCGGGATCATCGTGGACGGCGGCGGCTTCGACTGGACCGCCGGCAAGCACCCCGGCTTCACCACACCCGACCCGACGTACCACGGCGTGGTCTACGCCGACCTCGGCGCGCCCGCGTTCGCGCTCAAGGCCCGCGTGCAGCTGCTGCGCGACCTCGGCCCGGCGATCTCGCCGTTCAACGCCTTCCTCGTGGTCCAGGGCATCGAGACCCTGTCGCTGCGCATGGAGCGGCACGTCGAGAACACCCTGGAGGTGGCCCGGTTCCTCGAGGGGCACGACGAGGTGGACCGGGTGAACTACCCGGGCCTGGAGTCCTCGCCCTGGCACGCGGCCCAGCAGAAGTACGCGCCGAAGGGCGCCGGGGCCGTCCTCACCTTCGAGTTGCACGGCGGGCGGGAGGCCGGGCAGCGGTTCGTGGAGGCGCTCGAACTGCACAGCCACGTGGCGAACATCGGTGACGTGCGCAGCCTGGTCATCCACCCGGCCTCGACCACGCACTCGCAGCTCACCGCCGAGGAGCAGCTCACCACCGGGGTCACCCCCGGCCTGGTGCGGCTGGCCGTGGGCCTGGAGGGCATCGAGGACATCCTGGCCGACCTGGAGGCCGGTTTCCGCGCCGCCAAGTCGGCCTAG
- the metX gene encoding homoserine O-acetyltransferase MetX: MGGWVEGDPVGDRRFLDLPGPFEPERGGRLPGVRIAYETWGTLAPGGDNAVLVEHALTGDSHVTGSAGPGHPTPGWWSGLVAPGAALDPARFFVVCANVLGGCQGTTGPSSRAPDGRRWGARFPEVTVGDQVRAEEALADTLGIDRWACVIGGSMGGMRALEWAVALPSRVDTLFFLASAAVSSADQIGTQTTQQAAIRADARWSGGDYPLHAAPEDGLGIARRIAHLTYRSALELDARFGSRVQEDHRFAVASYLEHHAGKLARRFDAGSYVLLTEAMNSWDVGRGRGGVEAALGRITARALVAGVDTDRLYPPEQQQRVADALGVPLRLISSPYGHDGFLLETAAVDGLLRELLA, translated from the coding sequence ATGGGCGGGTGGGTCGAGGGCGATCCGGTGGGCGACCGCCGGTTCCTCGACCTGCCCGGCCCGTTCGAGCCGGAGCGTGGGGGCCGCCTGCCGGGCGTGCGCATCGCCTACGAGACCTGGGGGACGCTCGCGCCCGGCGGGGACAACGCCGTCCTGGTGGAGCACGCGCTGACCGGCGACAGCCACGTCACGGGCAGCGCCGGGCCGGGGCACCCGACGCCGGGATGGTGGAGCGGCCTCGTCGCCCCGGGCGCCGCGCTGGACCCGGCGCGGTTCTTCGTCGTCTGCGCCAACGTCCTGGGCGGGTGCCAGGGGACGACCGGGCCGTCGTCGCGGGCGCCGGACGGCCGCCGCTGGGGCGCCCGATTCCCCGAGGTGACCGTGGGCGACCAGGTGCGGGCGGAGGAGGCCTTGGCCGACACGCTCGGCATCGACCGCTGGGCCTGCGTCATCGGCGGATCGATGGGTGGCATGCGCGCCCTGGAGTGGGCGGTGGCGCTGCCCTCCCGCGTGGACACGCTGTTCTTCCTGGCCTCCGCCGCGGTCTCCTCGGCCGACCAGATCGGCACGCAGACCACCCAGCAGGCCGCGATCCGCGCCGACGCCCGCTGGTCCGGGGGCGACTACCCACTCCACGCGGCTCCGGAGGACGGTCTGGGCATCGCCCGGCGGATCGCCCACCTCACCTACCGCAGTGCCCTCGAGCTCGATGCCCGGTTCGGCTCGCGGGTGCAGGAGGACCACCGGTTCGCCGTCGCCTCCTACCTCGAGCACCACGCCGGCAAGCTGGCCCGCCGGTTCGACGCCGGCAGCTACGTGCTGCTCACCGAGGCCATGAACAGCTGGGACGTCGGCCGCGGCCGGGGCGGGGTCGAGGCCGCGCTGGGACGGATCACCGCGCGTGCGCTGGTCGCCGGCGTGGACACCGACCGCCTCTACCCGCCCGAGCAGCAGCAGCGGGTCGCCGACGCTCTCGGCGTGCCCCTGCGGCTGATCTCCTCCCCGTACGGCCACGACGGCTTCCTGCTCGAGACCGCCGCCGTCGACGGGCTGCTGCGCGAGCTGCTCGCCTGA
- a CDS encoding cysteine desulfurase-like protein — protein MSYDVAALRASFPSLVSGTAHFDGPGGTQVPDAVGRAVAATLTAPISNRGPVTSAERFADATVLAARAAMADLLGVDPGGVVFGRSATQLTFDLARTLAAGWGPGDEVVVTRLDHDANIRPWVLAAGAAGATVRWAAFDPATGELTADDVAAVLTDRTRLVAVTGASNLIGTRPPIAAIAERVHAAGALLVVDGVHLTAHAPVDVPALGADVLLCSPYKFLGPHCGVLAADPALLARLQPAKLLPSSDAVPERFELGTLPYELLAGTTAAVDFLADLGGSGTRRERLVAAMTAIAQHEDRLRERLEAGLAQLPGVRLWSGAAHRTPTLLLTFEGRGATEHAAADAYRFLADRGVNAPAGSFYAVEASRWLGLGDTGGLRVGLAPYSDTEDVDRLLAGLREWLAA, from the coding sequence ATGAGCTACGACGTCGCCGCGCTGCGCGCCTCCTTCCCGTCGCTGGTGAGCGGCACCGCACACTTCGACGGCCCCGGCGGCACCCAGGTGCCCGACGCGGTGGGCCGGGCGGTGGCCGCGACCCTGACCGCGCCGATCAGCAACCGCGGCCCGGTGACCAGCGCGGAACGGTTCGCCGACGCGACGGTGCTGGCGGCGCGGGCGGCGATGGCCGACCTGCTCGGCGTCGACCCGGGCGGCGTCGTGTTCGGGCGCAGCGCCACCCAGCTCACCTTCGACCTGGCCCGCACGCTGGCGGCCGGCTGGGGCCCCGGCGACGAGGTGGTGGTCACCCGGCTCGACCACGACGCGAACATCCGGCCGTGGGTGCTGGCCGCCGGCGCGGCCGGGGCGACCGTGCGGTGGGCCGCCTTCGATCCGGCCACCGGCGAGCTGACCGCCGACGACGTCGCCGCCGTGCTCACCGACCGGACCCGGCTGGTCGCGGTGACCGGGGCGTCGAACCTCATCGGCACCCGCCCGCCGATCGCCGCGATCGCCGAGCGGGTGCACGCGGCCGGCGCGCTGCTGGTCGTCGACGGCGTGCACCTGACCGCGCACGCGCCGGTGGACGTCCCCGCCCTCGGCGCCGATGTGCTCCTCTGCTCGCCCTACAAGTTCCTGGGCCCGCACTGCGGCGTCCTGGCCGCCGACCCCGCGCTGCTGGCACGCCTGCAACCGGCCAAGCTGCTGCCGTCGTCGGACGCGGTGCCCGAGCGCTTCGAGCTGGGCACGCTGCCCTACGAACTGCTGGCCGGGACGACGGCGGCGGTGGACTTCCTGGCCGACCTCGGGGGTTCCGGAACGCGCCGGGAGCGGCTGGTGGCGGCGATGACCGCGATCGCGCAGCACGAGGACCGGCTCCGCGAGCGCCTGGAGGCGGGGCTGGCGCAGCTGCCCGGGGTCCGGCTGTGGTCGGGGGCGGCGCACCGCACCCCGACGCTGCTGCTGACCTTCGAGGGGCGCGGTGCCACCGAGCATGCGGCCGCCGACGCCTACCGGTTCCTCGCCGACCGGGGCGTCAACGCGCCGGCCGGCTCCTTCTACGCCGTCGAGGCCAGCCGGTGGCTCGGCCTCGGCGACACCGGCGGCCTGCGGGTGGGCCTGGCCCCCTACAGCGACACCGAGGACGTGGACCGGCTGCTGGCCGGGCTGCGCGAGTGGCTCGCCGCCTGA
- a CDS encoding gamma carbonic anhydrase family protein: MADNYIAELPFGAPAIADDAFVAPTAVVVGAVTMGPRSSIWYGAVARADAEVIEIGADSNIQDGCTLHSDEGFPLVVGQRVSVGHRVVLHGARIDDDVLVGMGSIVMNGAHIGSGSIVAAGAVVTQGKVFPPRSLIAGVPAKVLREATDDDQLHIQGNAISYTDRLESARTVRPVVRGKLPPAGHQPGDDMT, from the coding sequence GTGGCGGACAACTACATCGCAGAACTGCCCTTCGGCGCCCCGGCGATCGCCGACGACGCCTTCGTCGCGCCCACGGCGGTGGTGGTGGGCGCGGTGACCATGGGCCCGCGGTCGAGCATCTGGTACGGCGCGGTGGCCCGGGCCGACGCCGAGGTCATCGAGATCGGCGCCGACTCCAACATCCAGGACGGCTGCACCCTGCACTCCGACGAGGGCTTCCCGCTCGTGGTGGGGCAGCGCGTCTCGGTGGGGCACCGGGTGGTGCTGCACGGCGCCCGGATCGACGACGACGTGCTGGTGGGCATGGGCAGCATCGTCATGAACGGCGCGCACATCGGGTCGGGCTCCATCGTCGCCGCGGGCGCCGTCGTCACCCAGGGCAAGGTGTTCCCGCCCCGCTCGCTCATCGCTGGCGTCCCCGCCAAGGTGCTGCGCGAGGCCACCGACGACGACCAGCTGCACATCCAGGGCAACGCGATCAGCTACACCGACCGGCTGGAGTCGGCGCGCACCGTGCGCCCCGTCGTCCGCGGGAAGCTGCCTCCGGCCGGGCACCAGCCCGGCGACGACATGACCTGA
- a CDS encoding uroporphyrinogen decarboxylase family protein: MPASLPPFPTSIVGSLPQPGWLIDRDRLAHQFPPRVRARELWRVAPELLAEAQDDATRLAIRSQEEAGLDIVTDGEIRRESYSNHFATALTGVDVDDPGTVLNRSGKPIPVPRVRSAISRPAPIQADDVRFLRAHTDRTVKITVPGPFTMAQQAQDDHYGDDRALALAYADVVRAEIADLFAAGADIVQIDEPWLQARPDVARKYGAEAVTRAVEGAPGPVHLHLCFGYAAMVSERPEGYSFLPELADTPVHTVAVETAQSHLDPATLRPLRGKGIALGVLDLSTPEVESPEVVADRVRRALDDVDADRLVLTSDCGLKYLPRESAAGKMRSLALAAAVLRAER, from the coding sequence ATGCCGGCGTCCCTCCCTCCCTTTCCCACGTCGATCGTCGGGAGCCTGCCCCAGCCGGGCTGGCTGATCGACCGCGACCGCCTCGCCCACCAGTTCCCGCCGCGGGTGCGCGCGCGGGAGCTGTGGCGGGTGGCACCCGAGCTGCTCGCCGAGGCGCAGGACGACGCGACCCGGCTGGCGATCCGCTCGCAGGAGGAGGCCGGGCTCGACATCGTCACCGACGGCGAGATCCGGCGGGAGTCGTACTCCAACCACTTCGCGACGGCGCTGACCGGCGTGGACGTCGACGACCCCGGCACCGTGCTGAACCGGTCGGGGAAGCCGATCCCGGTGCCGCGGGTGCGGAGCGCGATCTCCCGGCCCGCCCCGATCCAGGCCGACGACGTCCGCTTCCTGCGGGCGCACACCGACCGGACCGTGAAGATCACCGTCCCCGGCCCGTTCACCATGGCGCAGCAGGCCCAGGACGACCACTACGGCGACGACCGCGCGCTGGCGCTGGCCTACGCCGACGTCGTCCGCGCGGAGATCGCCGACCTCTTCGCCGCCGGCGCCGACATCGTGCAGATCGACGAGCCCTGGCTGCAGGCCCGCCCCGACGTCGCCCGGAAGTACGGCGCGGAGGCGGTGACCCGGGCGGTGGAGGGCGCTCCCGGTCCGGTGCACCTGCACCTGTGCTTCGGCTACGCGGCGATGGTGTCCGAGCGCCCCGAGGGCTACTCGTTCCTGCCCGAGCTCGCCGACACCCCGGTCCACACCGTCGCCGTCGAGACGGCGCAGTCGCACCTCGACCCGGCCACCCTGCGGCCGCTCCGGGGCAAGGGCATCGCCCTCGGGGTCCTCGACCTGTCCACGCCGGAGGTCGAGAGCCCCGAGGTCGTGGCCGACCGGGTGCGCCGCGCGCTGGACGACGTGGACGCCGACCGGCTGGTGCTCACCAGCGACTGCGGGCTCAAGTACCTGCCGCGGGAGTCCGCGGCGGGCAAGATGCGGTCGCTGGCGCTGGCCGCCGCGGTGCTGCGCGCGGAGCGGTAG
- the gdhA gene encoding NADP-specific glutamate dehydrogenase, translating to MSGEVPATVLGIYDEVLRRNPGETEFHQAVREVLESLAVVLDRHSEYTEMKTVERICEPERQIIFRVPWQDDRGDVQINRGFRVEFNSALGPYKGGLRFHPSVNLGIVKFLGFEQIFKNALTGMPIGGGKGGSDFDPKGRSDSEVMRFCQSFMTELYRHLGEYTDVPAGDIGVGSREIGYLFGQYKRITNRYESGVLTGKGLGWGGALVRTEATGYGAVFFAEAMMAARGEDFAGKRAVVSGSGNVAVYAIEKVHQLGGTAVACSDSSGYVVDDKGIDLELLKQVKEVERGRVADYAERRDGATFVPGGSIWDVPCDVAIPSATQNELDGDAATALARNGCRYVVEGANMPATPSAVKVLREAGVGFAPGKAANAGGVATSALEMQQNASRDRWTFEHTEDRLAEIMRDIHTRCHETAEEYGSPGDLVLGANVSGFMQVAEAVHAHGLI from the coding sequence ATGAGCGGCGAGGTTCCTGCCACGGTGCTGGGCATCTACGACGAGGTGCTGCGGCGCAACCCTGGTGAGACCGAGTTCCACCAGGCCGTCCGGGAGGTGCTCGAGTCCCTGGCGGTCGTCCTGGACCGGCACAGCGAGTACACCGAGATGAAGACCGTCGAGCGGATCTGCGAGCCCGAGCGGCAGATCATCTTCCGCGTCCCGTGGCAGGACGACCGCGGCGACGTGCAGATCAACCGCGGTTTCCGGGTGGAGTTCAACTCCGCCCTCGGCCCGTACAAGGGCGGCCTGCGGTTCCACCCGTCGGTGAACCTCGGCATCGTGAAGTTCCTCGGCTTCGAGCAGATCTTCAAGAACGCGCTCACCGGCATGCCCATCGGCGGTGGCAAGGGCGGCTCGGACTTCGACCCGAAGGGCCGGTCCGACTCCGAGGTCATGCGGTTCTGCCAGTCGTTCATGACCGAGCTCTACCGGCACCTGGGCGAGTACACCGACGTTCCCGCCGGCGACATCGGCGTGGGGTCGCGTGAGATCGGCTACCTGTTCGGCCAGTACAAGCGGATCACCAACCGCTACGAGTCCGGCGTCCTCACCGGCAAGGGACTCGGCTGGGGCGGAGCCCTCGTGCGCACCGAGGCGACCGGCTACGGGGCCGTCTTCTTCGCCGAGGCCATGATGGCCGCCCGCGGCGAGGACTTCGCCGGCAAGCGGGCCGTCGTCAGCGGTTCGGGCAACGTCGCCGTCTACGCGATCGAGAAGGTGCACCAGCTCGGCGGCACCGCGGTCGCCTGCTCCGACTCCAGCGGCTACGTCGTGGACGACAAGGGCATCGACCTCGAGCTGCTCAAGCAGGTCAAGGAGGTCGAGCGGGGGCGGGTGGCCGACTACGCCGAGCGGCGGGACGGCGCCACCTTCGTGCCCGGCGGGAGCATCTGGGACGTCCCGTGCGACGTCGCGATCCCCAGCGCCACGCAGAACGAGCTGGACGGCGACGCCGCCACGGCGCTGGCGCGCAACGGCTGCCGCTACGTCGTCGAAGGGGCGAACATGCCGGCCACCCCGTCGGCGGTGAAGGTCCTCCGCGAGGCGGGCGTCGGTTTCGCGCCCGGCAAGGCCGCCAACGCCGGCGGCGTGGCCACCTCGGCGCTGGAGATGCAGCAGAACGCCTCGCGCGACCGCTGGACCTTCGAGCACACCGAGGACCGGCTGGCCGAGATCATGCGGGACATCCACACCCGCTGCCACGAGACGGCCGAGGAGTACGGCTCGCCCGGCGACCTGGTCCTCGGCGCCAACGTGTCCGGGTTCATGCAGGTCGCCGAGGCGGTGCACGCGCACGGCCTGATCTGA
- a CDS encoding C40 family peptidase — protein sequence MQSQRRITHRRPRAALALAAALVAGATGVLTPTTAAATPGTVAEAAALVAEAAQQLTLVEAQVHEAEEIVAAQQAAAAEAAAQAEAARQALAVHEPQIRAIVQSSFTGTSTSRLAAFLTSDSADDLIRQMTTLDMIASHTNAVIAEVAAARAAAEQTQVAADQATATARAGLTELQGQQAEVERRAAQYESDYARLSAEEQARVSTVVAGPRLPTPAVDELPVVPGSAAATAIQVALAQVGSPYRRGATGPDAFDCSGLTSYAYAAAGIALPRTSGGQSTIGPQLSRGELQPGDLVFYYSPISHVALYIGNGMIVHARTYGTPLSVTSVDQGGFRFGVRPTG from the coding sequence GTGCAGTCGCAGCGCAGGATCACTCATCGCCGTCCGCGTGCCGCTCTCGCTCTCGCCGCGGCCCTGGTCGCCGGCGCCACCGGCGTCCTCACCCCCACGACGGCCGCTGCGACACCCGGCACCGTCGCCGAGGCCGCCGCGCTGGTGGCCGAGGCCGCTCAGCAGCTCACCCTCGTCGAGGCCCAGGTGCACGAGGCGGAGGAGATCGTCGCCGCCCAGCAGGCGGCCGCAGCCGAGGCGGCCGCCCAGGCCGAGGCGGCCCGGCAGGCGCTCGCCGTCCACGAGCCGCAGATCCGGGCGATCGTCCAGAGCAGCTTCACCGGCACCTCGACCTCTCGGCTGGCCGCCTTCCTCACCAGCGACTCCGCCGACGACCTGATCCGGCAGATGACGACGCTGGACATGATCGCCTCGCACACCAATGCGGTCATCGCCGAGGTCGCCGCGGCCCGGGCCGCCGCCGAGCAGACCCAGGTGGCCGCCGACCAGGCGACCGCCACCGCCCGGGCCGGCCTGACGGAGCTCCAGGGCCAGCAGGCGGAGGTCGAGCGGCGGGCGGCCCAGTACGAGTCCGACTACGCCCGCCTGTCGGCCGAGGAGCAGGCCCGGGTCTCCACCGTCGTGGCCGGCCCGAGGCTGCCGACGCCGGCGGTCGACGAACTGCCGGTCGTACCGGGCAGCGCCGCGGCAACCGCGATCCAGGTGGCGCTGGCCCAGGTGGGCTCGCCCTACCGCCGGGGCGCGACCGGCCCCGACGCCTTCGACTGCTCGGGGCTGACGTCCTACGCCTACGCGGCCGCCGGCATCGCGCTCCCGCGGACCAGTGGCGGCCAGTCCACGATCGGCCCGCAGCTCTCCCGGGGGGAGCTGCAGCCCGGTGACCTGGTCTTCTACTACTCGCCGATCAGCCACGTGGCCCTCTACATCGGCAACGGGATGATCGTGCACGCCCGGACCTACGGCACGCCCCTGTCGGTGACGAGCGTCGACCAGGGCGGCTTCCGGTTCGGCGTCCGCCCCACCGGCTGA
- a CDS encoding metallopeptidase TldD-related protein has translation MRYQRPQEVVEQALAASTADGQITVVVEGSEANLRWAGNSLTTNGAMRSRQVVVISFVDGGAGTAVGTVTRSGTPDIAELVAASEQAARDAGPAEDAMPLIAPDPDRGVPPGDGNWAADPAETSIGVFADFAPALGQAFGEARDRGELLFGFAEHTMRTTFVGSSTGLRLRHDQPTGRVELNGKTPDFGRSVWAGTGTRDFSDVSVADLAADVERKMAWSQRRVDLPAGRYETLLPPSAVSDLMIYLYWTMEARDADEGRNVFARPGGGNRVGDRLAALPLTLRSDPCFPGLEAAPFQVVGSSSGSASVFDNGMATPAVDWISEGVLANLIRPRAWALTTTAPAIAAVDNLILEQPGVTATQEEMVAATDRGLLLTTLWYIREVDPQTLLLTGLTRDGVFLVENGEVTGAVNNFRFNESPVDLLARAVQAGVTERTLPREWNDWFTRTAMPALRVPDFNMSSVSPAS, from the coding sequence ATGAGGTACCAGCGTCCGCAGGAGGTCGTCGAGCAGGCGCTGGCCGCCTCCACCGCCGACGGGCAGATCACCGTCGTGGTCGAGGGCTCGGAGGCCAACCTCCGGTGGGCGGGCAACAGCCTCACCACCAACGGGGCCATGCGCTCGCGCCAGGTCGTGGTGATCTCGTTCGTCGACGGCGGCGCCGGCACGGCCGTCGGCACGGTGACCCGCAGCGGGACGCCGGACATCGCCGAGCTGGTCGCCGCCAGCGAGCAGGCCGCCCGCGACGCCGGCCCGGCCGAGGACGCGATGCCGCTGATCGCCCCGGATCCGGACCGCGGCGTGCCGCCGGGGGACGGGAACTGGGCCGCCGACCCGGCGGAGACCTCGATCGGTGTCTTCGCCGACTTCGCGCCCGCGCTGGGACAGGCGTTCGGTGAGGCGCGCGACCGGGGGGAGCTGCTGTTCGGGTTCGCCGAGCACACGATGCGCACCACCTTTGTGGGCAGCTCCACCGGGCTGCGGTTGCGGCACGACCAGCCCACCGGGCGGGTGGAGCTCAACGGCAAGACGCCGGACTTCGGCCGCTCGGTCTGGGCCGGCACGGGCACCCGGGACTTCAGCGACGTGTCGGTGGCCGACCTGGCCGCCGACGTCGAGCGGAAGATGGCCTGGTCCCAGCGGCGGGTGGACCTGCCGGCCGGGCGCTACGAGACGCTGCTGCCGCCCTCGGCGGTCAGCGACCTGATGATCTATCTCTACTGGACGATGGAGGCCCGGGACGCCGACGAGGGTCGCAACGTCTTCGCCAGGCCGGGCGGGGGCAACCGGGTCGGCGACCGGCTCGCGGCGCTGCCGCTGACCCTGCGCAGCGATCCGTGCTTCCCCGGCCTGGAGGCCGCGCCGTTCCAGGTGGTGGGCTCGTCGTCGGGCTCGGCGTCGGTCTTCGACAACGGCATGGCCACCCCGGCGGTCGACTGGATCTCCGAGGGCGTGCTCGCCAACCTGATCCGTCCCCGGGCGTGGGCGCTGACGACCACGGCACCCGCCATCGCCGCGGTCGACAACCTGATCCTCGAGCAGCCGGGCGTCACGGCCACGCAGGAGGAGATGGTGGCGGCCACCGACCGGGGCCTGCTGCTGACCACCCTGTGGTACATCCGCGAGGTTGATCCGCAGACCCTGCTGCTCACCGGGCTGACCCGCGACGGCGTGTTCCTGGTCGAGAACGGCGAGGTCACCGGCGCGGTGAACAACTTCCGGTTCAACGAGTCGCCGGTCGACCTGCTCGCCCGGGCGGTGCAGGCCGGCGTCACCGAGCGGACCCTGCCGCGGGAGTGGAACGACTGGTTCACCCGTACCGCCATGCCGGCCCTGCGGGTGCCGGACTTCAACATGAGCAGCGTGAGCCCGGCCAGCTGA